From the genome of Cognaticolwellia beringensis, one region includes:
- a CDS encoding GDCCVxC domain-containing (seleno)protein translates to MQSVELNSTITCPECGHNKAEVMPTNACQWYYECESCKVLLRPLKGDCCVYCSYGTVKCPPIQEGQDCCNS, encoded by the coding sequence ATGCAAAGTGTAGAATTAAACTCAACAATAACTTGCCCTGAGTGTGGCCATAATAAGGCAGAAGTAATGCCAACCAATGCTTGTCAGTGGTACTATGAATGTGAATCTTGTAAAGTTTTATTAAGACCTTTAAAAGGTGATTGTTGCGTTTACTGCTCTTATGGAACGGTTAAATGCCCTCCAATTCAGGAAGGACAGGATTGCTGTAACAGCTAA
- the merC gene encoding organomercurial transporter MerC yields the protein MINKLLDKVGSGGVWMAALSCTACFPALGSLASALGLGFLSSFEGIAVNTLLPVFAALALLVNMYNWYRNSNHIRGVLSVVGPTAVLLTLYPLWRYDWSTYLFYFGISLMVVMSVLDIVKPTKERICKV from the coding sequence ATGATAAACAAATTGCTCGATAAAGTTGGCTCCGGTGGTGTTTGGATGGCAGCGCTTAGTTGTACAGCCTGTTTTCCTGCATTAGGTTCTTTGGCTTCCGCACTTGGTTTGGGATTTCTTTCGTCTTTTGAGGGCATAGCAGTAAATACTTTACTGCCAGTTTTCGCTGCACTTGCATTACTGGTAAATATGTACAATTGGTATCGTAATAGCAACCATATAAGAGGTGTTTTAAGTGTTGTTGGTCCTACAGCTGTTTTATTAACACTATACCCACTTTGGCGATATGACTGGAGTACATACTTGTTCTATTTTGGTATAAGTTTAATGGTCGTAATGTCAGTATTAGATATTGTAAAACCTACAAAGGAACGAATATGCAAAGTGTAG
- the nudE gene encoding ADP compounds hydrolase NudE has translation MTTKKILPQITERIQVAKSRLFTIEQIDLTFSNGEKREYECLAGKGRGAVMIVPMLDKHTMLLVREYCGGTHTYELGFPKGLIDAGESAVEAANRELKEEVGYGANNINLVHTVAMAPAFFDAKMTIFLAEDLYAEKLPGDEPEDLELVPWPLADYRQLLQEPDFNESRSIAALLLVKDHLGGIL, from the coding sequence ATGACAACAAAAAAAATACTACCTCAAATTACTGAGCGCATACAGGTCGCTAAAAGTCGTTTATTCACCATTGAGCAAATCGACTTAACCTTTTCCAATGGCGAAAAGCGTGAATATGAATGTTTGGCTGGTAAAGGCAGAGGCGCGGTGATGATCGTCCCTATGCTAGACAAACATACCATGTTACTGGTGCGTGAATATTGTGGCGGCACCCACACTTATGAACTCGGTTTTCCAAAAGGGCTTATTGATGCCGGCGAAAGCGCGGTAGAGGCAGCCAATCGAGAATTAAAAGAAGAAGTTGGTTATGGTGCTAACAACATAAATTTAGTGCATACCGTTGCCATGGCTCCAGCATTTTTCGATGCTAAAATGACTATATTCCTCGCTGAAGATCTCTATGCTGAAAAGCTACCTGGAGATGAGCCCGAAGATCTAGAATTAGTTCCATGGCCACTCGCGGATTATCGGCAGTTATTGCAAGAACCAGATTTCAATGAGTCGCGTAGTATTGCCGCTTTGTTATTAGTAAAAGATCACTTAGGAGGTATTTTATGA
- a CDS encoding YheU family protein, producing MIIPLEQLTTETLSAIIENFVLREGTEYGSEDVSLNDKIAQVHQQLKQGTALLVYSELHETVNILPADQFIEDAEETS from the coding sequence ATGATTATTCCATTAGAACAATTAACGACCGAAACCTTAAGTGCCATTATCGAAAATTTTGTCCTAAGAGAAGGTACTGAATATGGTAGTGAGGATGTTTCACTAAACGATAAAATAGCCCAAGTACATCAGCAATTAAAACAAGGTACTGCACTTTTAGTTTACTCTGAATTACATGAAACGGTTAATATTCTACCGGCAGATCAGTTTATAGAAGACGCTGAAGAAACCTCTTAA
- the gspL gene encoding type II secretion system protein GspL, which produces MGETLFIRLGSQAENKIHWLIKINGQEDIIASGELPNASELEQLTEKASAREVVVFVPASDVAIKSLKVPGSSQRAIRLAAPYMLEETLAQDVEQLCFTFNDTKQDEQGNNCFVAALERKQLELWLQWLADAGIFCKLIIPDALALPFDNQSRSAVMLGEQVLIRLGEWQVMSFEANAWPIIAKHFTDNDETKSAIMAYSSLSQVPAEINVEYLPEELPLAILANNHSRKFNLLQGEFQVKEKRSAASVNWLWVAGIACFALVINFTLKGAQLYTLSQQVSVIEAEIIENYKAAFPETKRVKVSTVRSQLRQKLAEIGNSDESAGFLSLLVKLEPALASVPEIKPQTLKFDGKRQEVRMQTIAKDYQYFEKLKVALEKAGLTVNLGAQNNQGDQISGSFSITDKASKGRS; this is translated from the coding sequence ATGGGTGAAACCTTATTTATCCGTTTAGGCAGCCAAGCTGAAAATAAAATTCACTGGCTGATTAAAATCAACGGACAAGAAGATATTATCGCAAGTGGAGAGTTACCTAACGCGAGCGAGTTAGAGCAACTAACTGAAAAAGCCTCTGCACGAGAAGTTGTGGTATTTGTACCAGCAAGTGATGTTGCCATTAAAAGCTTGAAAGTGCCGGGCTCATCTCAACGCGCTATTCGTTTAGCTGCACCATATATGCTAGAAGAAACGTTAGCACAAGATGTTGAGCAACTGTGCTTCACTTTTAATGATACTAAACAAGATGAACAGGGGAATAACTGTTTTGTAGCTGCACTTGAACGTAAGCAATTGGAACTTTGGTTACAGTGGTTGGCAGATGCCGGAATATTCTGTAAGTTAATTATCCCCGATGCACTGGCATTGCCCTTTGATAACCAAAGTCGCAGTGCAGTAATGCTGGGCGAACAAGTATTAATTAGGCTTGGTGAATGGCAAGTTATGTCATTCGAAGCCAATGCTTGGCCCATAATTGCTAAGCACTTTACTGATAACGATGAAACTAAAAGTGCCATTATGGCTTATTCATCCTTATCGCAAGTGCCAGCTGAAATAAATGTCGAATACTTACCTGAAGAACTGCCATTAGCTATTTTAGCGAATAATCATTCTCGTAAATTCAACTTGCTACAAGGTGAGTTTCAAGTTAAAGAAAAACGCTCAGCAGCCAGTGTTAATTGGCTTTGGGTTGCAGGTATTGCGTGTTTCGCATTGGTGATTAATTTTACCCTTAAAGGAGCACAACTTTATACTTTATCTCAACAGGTATCGGTTATTGAAGCAGAGATTATTGAAAATTATAAAGCTGCATTTCCTGAGACTAAACGGGTTAAAGTGTCGACCGTTCGCTCACAGTTACGCCAAAAATTAGCTGAAATTGGCAACAGTGATGAATCTGCAGGATTTTTATCATTGTTAGTTAAACTTGAACCTGCATTGGCAAGCGTACCTGAGATTAAACCACAAACGTTAAAGTTTGACGGCAAACGCCAAGAAGTGCGCATGCAAACTATCGCTAAAGATTATCAATACTTTGAAAAACTGAAAGTTGCCCTTGAAAAAGCAGGCTTAACAGTTAATCTTGGTGCTCAAAATAATCAAGGTGATCAAATTTCTGGCTCATTTAGTATTACAGATAAAGCATCTAAGGGGCGCTCATGA
- the gspM gene encoding type II secretion system protein GspM gives MKAWWQQLNVREQRLVLIMSGVISIFILYGLIWQPLNENIAKQKLKIERQQALLTWVEESTQRYQEAKRNGRASSGASLSSIVNRTSRANNIIITRMQPQGEDLQVWIDEISFNQLLTWLEKLASRDGLQVKNIDLSLADQQGVVRVRRLQLGKN, from the coding sequence ATGAAAGCTTGGTGGCAACAGTTAAATGTTCGTGAACAACGTTTGGTATTGATAATGTCAGGGGTTATTTCGATATTTATTTTATATGGCCTTATTTGGCAGCCGCTGAATGAAAACATTGCTAAGCAAAAATTAAAAATCGAACGTCAACAAGCCTTGTTAACATGGGTCGAAGAAAGTACACAACGCTATCAAGAAGCAAAGCGTAATGGCCGTGCAAGTTCTGGTGCAAGTTTGTCGAGCATCGTTAACCGCACTTCCAGAGCTAACAATATAATCATTACCCGTATGCAACCGCAAGGTGAAGATTTGCAAGTTTGGATTGATGAAATATCATTTAATCAGTTATTAACTTGGTTAGAGAAATTAGCCAGTAGAGATGGTCTGCAAGTAAAGAATATAGATCTTAGTTTAGCTGACCAGCAAGGTGTGGTCCGTGTTCGTCGATTACAGTTAGGAAAGAATTAA
- a CDS encoding YceI family protein, producing MRQTALIFITLLVVTTSLPALAAWKLDNSSSQLNFMSVKKETIAENHSFAKLSGDIDENAQVNISVDLASVNTNIAIRDDRMKSFVFETSKYSSATFTTVLDKSLLKSLKVGEDKKLSITGKVAFHGQQQPVTIDVNVVKLSADKILVNTTKPFFIQADAFGVVAGINKLKELASLPSINYVVPVSFSVLFTR from the coding sequence ATGCGCCAAACAGCTTTAATTTTCATTACCTTACTTGTGGTTACAACAAGTTTACCTGCTTTAGCAGCATGGAAGCTCGACAATTCAAGTTCTCAACTTAACTTTATGTCAGTGAAAAAAGAGACTATTGCCGAGAATCATAGCTTTGCAAAGCTTTCGGGAGATATCGACGAGAACGCACAGGTGAATATTAGCGTTGATCTAGCCAGCGTAAATACTAATATTGCTATTCGCGATGATCGAATGAAAAGTTTCGTTTTTGAAACGAGTAAATATAGTTCTGCAACTTTCACTACTGTGCTCGATAAATCATTACTCAAAAGCTTAAAAGTTGGCGAAGATAAAAAGCTGAGTATTACTGGTAAAGTCGCTTTTCATGGTCAGCAACAACCGGTAACAATTGACGTGAATGTTGTTAAGTTAAGTGCAGACAAAATATTGGTGAACACGACAAAGCCATTTTTTATTCAAGCAGATGCTTTTGGTGTGGTAGCGGGCATTAATAAACTTAAAGAGTTAGCTTCTCTTCCGAGTATCAATTATGTGGTGCCGGTCAGCTTTTCAGTACTATTTACCCGTTAA
- the cysQ gene encoding 3'(2'),5'-bisphosphate nucleotidase CysQ, with protein MNQERLLSVALESAKKAGQEVSRYYKNGNYTAEIKDDNSPVTSADIAANDILMDELKRLTPDIPIISEEVGALDLAQRSKWTRYWLLDPIDGTGEFIAGSGDFAVNVALVEHGWPSIGVIHAPDHQLTYYAQNNLGAFKENDAGSHKIQVAQYDGQRRIKVAISRRQDINLMGQYLNSGYDFDHVALGSCSLKNCLIAEGGADCYLRVGPTGEWDTGASHCIIEQAGGSIIDSEFNPLTYNQRETLMQPDFLTLGNKEIPWQEIIKQHRATRNF; from the coding sequence ATGAACCAAGAAAGGTTATTGTCAGTAGCACTCGAAAGTGCCAAAAAAGCGGGCCAAGAAGTCTCTCGTTATTATAAAAATGGCAATTATACCGCCGAAATAAAAGACGATAACAGTCCAGTGACCAGTGCTGATATCGCTGCAAATGATATTTTAATGGATGAGTTAAAAAGGCTAACGCCCGATATTCCTATTATTTCTGAAGAAGTCGGGGCATTAGACCTCGCCCAACGTAGCAAATGGACGCGCTATTGGTTGTTAGACCCTATTGATGGCACCGGTGAGTTTATTGCTGGCAGTGGCGACTTTGCCGTTAACGTGGCTTTAGTTGAGCATGGCTGGCCAAGTATTGGTGTTATTCATGCGCCTGACCATCAATTAACTTATTATGCGCAAAATAATTTGGGTGCCTTTAAAGAAAACGATGCCGGTAGCCATAAAATACAAGTGGCGCAATATGATGGTCAACGACGTATTAAAGTGGCGATCAGCCGTCGCCAAGATATTAATTTAATGGGGCAGTACTTAAATAGTGGCTATGACTTTGACCACGTCGCTTTAGGTAGTTGCTCGCTAAAAAATTGTTTAATTGCCGAAGGCGGTGCTGATTGTTATTTACGTGTTGGACCCACAGGTGAGTGGGATACCGGCGCGAGTCATTGTATAATTGAGCAAGCTGGCGGTAGTATTATCGACAGTGAATTTAATCCGTTAACTTATAATCAACGTGAGACTTTGATGCAGCCTGATTTTTTAACGTTAGGGAATAAAGAAATTCCTTGGCAAGAGATTATCAAACAGCATAGAGCAACACGCAACTTTTAA
- a CDS encoding type II secretion system protein N translates to MKKKFAYTAIFFTAYCVFVLALMPASWLMAQIKLPKNVAVSAVEGTVWHTRILQVMVDDVVINQVQSSLSLMSVLMLDPKLDITFGNALVNGPEGKLIISGLLSDMVVEDAQINLAANTVATRLNLAIDIIAHEKLQLNIERFIIGAPICSELEGTLQWRNAAITAFEEKVKLGGLAAKLTCDKGEIIADVEPNNNLGLSYRAQIKQGGRFTGSGYLTPGTKFPEQLKATLSFLGKPDNQGRYRLKI, encoded by the coding sequence ATGAAAAAGAAGTTTGCTTATACGGCAATTTTTTTCACTGCGTATTGTGTTTTTGTTCTAGCGTTAATGCCTGCCAGTTGGTTGATGGCGCAAATTAAATTACCTAAAAATGTGGCGGTTTCCGCTGTTGAAGGCACTGTTTGGCATACCCGTATTTTACAAGTAATGGTGGATGACGTTGTTATTAACCAAGTGCAGAGTTCTTTGTCATTAATGTCGGTGTTAATGCTTGACCCTAAACTTGATATTACCTTTGGTAATGCTTTAGTCAATGGTCCTGAGGGAAAGTTGATCATAAGTGGGTTGTTGTCAGACATGGTTGTTGAAGATGCGCAGATAAATCTTGCTGCAAATACTGTGGCAACAAGACTGAACTTAGCCATTGATATTATTGCCCATGAGAAACTGCAACTTAATATTGAGCGTTTTATTATTGGCGCGCCAATATGTAGCGAACTAGAAGGCACCCTACAATGGCGTAATGCTGCCATTACGGCATTCGAAGAAAAAGTGAAGCTTGGTGGGCTTGCAGCGAAATTGACTTGTGATAAAGGCGAAATTATTGCCGATGTTGAGCCTAACAATAACTTAGGTTTAAGTTATCGTGCCCAGATAAAACAAGGTGGTCGTTTCACGGGCAGCGGTTACTTAACGCCAGGGACTAAATTTCCTGAGCAATTAAAAGCAACCTTAAGCTTTTTGGGTAAACCCGATAACCAAGGTCGCTATCGCTTAAAAATATAG
- a CDS encoding hydrolase: protein MFTKSSFSPAWWLKNAHLQTIAAKFFRRGHSISTTNETLELPDGDFVDLAWTEQVNPTCSRPIVAVLHGLEGSKNSHYAKGMLSAIKAQGWVGVLMHFRGCSGRPNRMAKSYHSGQTCDVDFFSQYLASNYPQAKKAIIGFSLGGNVLTRYLAEQKENIYQAACVICAPLDLSSCSNRINRGFSRVYQKYLVDMLRASTIEKINANLLSNIDRNHLNKVRSIRDFDQMVTAPINGFLDANDYYRQSSGREVLKQITTPCLIIHATDDPFLCHVNTTAISTLPKQMIFEVSARGGHVGFISGKNPLKPQFWLEQRIPEFFKSYL, encoded by the coding sequence ATGTTTACCAAAAGTTCTTTCAGTCCAGCTTGGTGGCTAAAAAACGCTCACTTACAAACCATTGCCGCTAAGTTTTTTAGGCGTGGTCACTCTATTAGCACCACTAATGAAACATTAGAGTTACCCGATGGCGACTTCGTAGATTTAGCATGGACCGAACAGGTCAACCCAACATGTTCTCGCCCTATTGTTGCAGTATTACATGGCTTAGAAGGCTCAAAAAACAGCCATTATGCAAAAGGCATGTTATCTGCTATTAAAGCGCAAGGCTGGGTCGGTGTTTTAATGCATTTTCGTGGTTGCAGCGGTCGACCTAATCGCATGGCTAAATCCTATCATAGCGGTCAGACTTGTGATGTAGACTTCTTCAGTCAATACCTTGCTAGTAATTACCCGCAAGCAAAAAAAGCAATTATTGGTTTTTCACTAGGTGGTAATGTATTAACAAGATATTTAGCCGAACAGAAAGAAAACATCTACCAAGCCGCCTGTGTAATTTGTGCGCCACTTGACCTATCAAGTTGCAGCAATAGAATTAACCGAGGTTTTTCTCGCGTTTATCAAAAGTACTTAGTAGATATGCTTAGAGCAAGTACGATTGAAAAAATAAATGCAAATTTACTGAGTAATATAGATAGAAACCATTTAAATAAAGTCCGTTCTATTCGTGATTTTGATCAAATGGTTACCGCCCCTATTAATGGCTTTCTTGATGCAAACGACTACTATCGACAATCGAGCGGAAGAGAAGTGCTTAAACAGATAACCACACCATGTTTAATCATACATGCGACTGACGACCCTTTTTTATGCCATGTAAACACCACAGCCATTAGTACTTTGCCGAAACAGATGATATTTGAAGTGAGTGCTCGTGGCGGCCATGTCGGTTTTATTAGTGGCAAAAATCCTCTCAAGCCACAATTTTGGCTAGAACAACGTATACCCGAGTTTTTTAAGAGCTATTTATGA
- the yrfG gene encoding GMP/IMP nucleotidase, with protein MLDWSKISTVLLDMDGTILDLHFDNHFWLHHLPKRYSELHGVSLENAKKTLLSHYTKVAGTIDWYCLDYWAQQTQLSITDLKREIQHLIQLRSDAHDFLVALKSSGRDIVLVTNAHPDSLSLKIERTSLDKYFDTLYSTHEFGVTKESQILWQRLQAKHGFALESTLFVDDSLVILDSAKKYGIAHILAVANPDSKKEDNAFNDYPSITDYGVLLAEINNSKWRS; from the coding sequence ATGCTTGATTGGTCAAAAATTTCAACCGTTTTACTGGATATGGATGGTACGATTCTCGATTTACATTTTGATAACCATTTTTGGCTACACCATTTACCCAAACGTTACAGTGAATTGCACGGCGTAAGTTTAGAAAATGCGAAAAAAACTTTATTAAGTCACTATACAAAAGTAGCAGGAACAATCGATTGGTATTGTTTAGATTATTGGGCTCAACAAACGCAACTTTCAATAACCGACTTAAAACGTGAAATTCAGCACTTAATTCAATTACGCTCTGATGCACATGACTTTCTAGTTGCATTGAAATCATCTGGCCGTGATATCGTGCTTGTTACCAATGCTCATCCTGATAGTTTATCGCTAAAAATAGAACGCACATCGTTAGATAAATATTTTGATACGCTCTACTCAACACACGAATTTGGTGTCACAAAAGAGTCTCAAATACTCTGGCAACGATTACAAGCAAAGCATGGTTTTGCTTTAGAAAGCACGCTTTTTGTTGATGACAGTTTAGTGATACTAGACTCGGCTAAAAAATACGGCATTGCACATATATTAGCCGTGGCAAACCCTGATAGTAAAAAGGAAGACAATGCTTTTAATGACTACCCGTCAATTACCGACTACGGAGTTTTACTCGCAGAAATAAATAACAGCAAGTGGCGAAGTTAA
- a CDS encoding pre-peptidase C-terminal domain-containing protein yields MTGRTYFHSIFVFFITSFLVACGGGSSTSDQNKQPEPIQPTNQTYKVTVIDGYLRAATVWLDLNGNGLKDADEPSAETANKGIAELTFSSKLTPTDYSLLAIAEAGKTFDESLNRTVEQDFVLASPKGVSVITPLTTLIYMKEHELGNINGAKAQIGLAIGAVTENLSEDFIATQNTYLAEVAADLVRLSLMPETTEQLNNFGENPGIIIGLIKVYSGIKNRGESGTYVMRDSQGELAGDTDLDGIADPDDADIDGDSFLNDDDAFPYEPTEWLDLDYDGIGNNTDTDIDGDNIENELDAFPFDITEWEDLDSDDVGNNSDPDIDGDGILNEEDPSPYTAEFNTLLNPGTSTLTEVISSHIKNNDWQYFTINAPESVLLNIELTNLTGDVDLYVTAEEFPTKFDYLCRSNKSDSQSEKCVIRSEKEATYFIGVLSKQDANFTLSASTSDIVYKKAILLLHGLASSPDTWDSMVNDDSFFNGQCYALTVDNDPLPVLDGNSDGISCFNLEFGSLDRDTTYSAQGLDNKICNSSEGCNGDYTTFEGLGIEVESAIARIVEHLGKDVELFLFGHSRGGLAARSYLQSPNVVNKALVKGFATSGTPHQGSPLGRFYKYMDDNCTPKSVYRQDGNKCEDNWEVMEMLNGTRTYFGFDIGLENQMELQAPSINFLSPESDNIKALNENVALINNLVIGQLAYEGTKFGVLSKEAGLSDFYDLYAYGAWFGGDHPHPDTLRYIENGVPRASLIGDGIVPSYSQKLSFLLEKEGIAITKAGTQSAENILHTEETSQVSDINWLFEGLYQSLEWK; encoded by the coding sequence ATGACAGGTCGTACTTATTTTCATTCTATATTTGTATTTTTTATCACGTCTTTTCTAGTTGCCTGTGGTGGAGGTTCTAGTACTTCCGACCAAAACAAACAGCCAGAGCCAATTCAGCCGACAAACCAAACATATAAAGTAACTGTCATAGATGGATACCTGCGAGCCGCAACAGTTTGGCTTGATTTGAATGGAAATGGTTTAAAAGATGCAGATGAGCCTAGTGCTGAAACAGCTAATAAAGGAATTGCAGAACTTACATTTTCTTCAAAACTTACTCCAACAGATTATAGCTTGCTTGCTATAGCCGAAGCGGGAAAAACTTTCGATGAGTCTTTAAACCGAACCGTAGAACAAGACTTTGTTTTAGCGTCGCCTAAAGGTGTAAGTGTCATAACACCTTTAACGACTTTAATTTATATGAAAGAACATGAACTGGGTAATATCAATGGTGCGAAAGCTCAGATAGGGTTAGCTATAGGTGCTGTAACTGAAAATTTATCTGAAGACTTTATTGCTACTCAAAATACCTACCTTGCTGAAGTAGCGGCTGACCTAGTAAGACTTTCGCTGATGCCTGAAACGACAGAGCAGTTAAATAACTTTGGTGAAAATCCAGGTATTATCATCGGTTTGATAAAAGTATATAGTGGAATTAAAAATAGGGGTGAAAGTGGCACATATGTCATGCGTGATAGCCAAGGCGAACTGGCAGGCGATACAGATTTAGATGGTATTGCTGATCCGGATGATGCCGATATAGATGGGGATTCTTTTTTAAATGATGATGACGCATTTCCATATGAACCAACAGAGTGGCTCGATTTAGATTATGATGGTATTGGGAATAATACTGATACTGATATCGACGGTGACAATATTGAGAATGAGCTGGATGCTTTTCCCTTTGATATAACAGAGTGGGAAGATTTGGATAGTGATGATGTTGGCAACAATAGCGATCCTGATATTGACGGTGACGGTATCCTCAATGAAGAAGATCCTTCTCCTTACACAGCAGAATTCAACACATTACTAAACCCAGGGACATCAACCCTGACAGAAGTAATATCTAGCCACATTAAGAATAATGATTGGCAATATTTTACGATAAACGCACCAGAGAGTGTTTTACTTAATATAGAACTAACCAACCTAACTGGTGATGTTGATTTATATGTGACTGCTGAAGAGTTTCCAACAAAATTTGATTACCTATGTCGCTCCAACAAAAGTGATAGTCAATCTGAAAAATGTGTCATTCGAAGTGAGAAAGAAGCTACTTACTTTATAGGTGTGTTGTCAAAACAAGATGCTAATTTCACTTTATCTGCTAGTACATCTGACATTGTCTACAAAAAAGCCATACTGTTATTGCACGGTTTAGCCTCTAGTCCAGATACGTGGGATTCAATGGTTAACGATGATAGTTTCTTTAATGGACAGTGTTATGCACTAACCGTAGATAATGATCCTTTACCAGTATTAGACGGCAATAGTGATGGCATTAGCTGCTTTAATCTAGAGTTTGGTTCATTAGACAGGGATACAACTTATTCTGCACAAGGCTTAGATAACAAAATCTGTAATAGCAGTGAAGGTTGTAATGGAGACTACACAACATTTGAAGGGTTAGGAATTGAAGTTGAATCCGCTATTGCTCGAATTGTTGAACATTTAGGCAAAGATGTTGAACTATTTTTATTTGGCCACAGTCGTGGTGGTTTAGCTGCAAGATCTTATTTGCAGAGCCCAAATGTCGTCAATAAAGCGCTAGTAAAAGGCTTTGCTACTTCGGGTACACCCCACCAAGGGTCTCCGCTAGGGCGCTTCTACAAATACATGGATGATAATTGCACACCTAAAAGCGTTTATCGCCAAGATGGCAATAAATGTGAAGATAATTGGGAAGTGATGGAAATGTTAAATGGAACGCGAACTTATTTTGGTTTTGATATTGGACTTGAAAATCAAATGGAGTTGCAAGCTCCAAGTATCAATTTTTTGTCTCCAGAATCTGACAATATTAAAGCTTTAAATGAAAACGTTGCTCTAATTAATAATCTTGTTATAGGCCAGCTAGCTTATGAAGGAACTAAATTTGGGGTGTTGAGCAAAGAGGCAGGCCTATCAGATTTCTATGACCTTTATGCTTATGGTGCATGGTTTGGTGGAGACCATCCGCATCCAGATACACTTCGTTATATCGAAAATGGAGTACCCAGAGCATCACTTATTGGTGATGGCATTGTACCATCGTATAGTCAAAAATTAAGTTTCCTATTAGAAAAAGAAGGTATCGCCATAACTAAAGCTGGTACACAAAGCGCTGAAAACATTTTACATACTGAAGAAACATCTCAAGTTTCAGATATTAATTGGTTATTTGAAGGCCTGTATCAATCGTTAGAGTGGAAATAA
- a CDS encoding MerR family DNA-binding transcriptional regulator, whose protein sequence is MKTIGKLAKELDINIETIRFYEKKGLISQPLKPENGYRLYSTAVADKLRFIAKAKALGFTLNEISSLISMENNCVQVESLGLQKLDIIRNKISDLQRLERVISEMTNSCKANQDHSCCPIIDSLK, encoded by the coding sequence ATGAAGACAATTGGCAAGCTGGCTAAAGAGTTAGATATCAATATTGAGACCATAAGATTTTATGAAAAAAAAGGGCTTATTTCTCAACCTTTAAAACCAGAAAACGGTTATCGTTTGTATAGTACGGCTGTTGCAGACAAGCTTAGGTTTATCGCTAAAGCAAAAGCTCTTGGTTTTACATTAAATGAAATATCCTCGTTAATATCTATGGAAAATAACTGCGTCCAAGTAGAAAGCCTAGGTTTGCAAAAATTAGATATAATTCGAAATAAAATATCAGATTTACAGCGTCTAGAGCGCGTTATTAGTGAAATGACCAATTCATGTAAAGCTAATCAAGACCATTCCTGTTGTCCTATTATTGACTCATTAAAGTAA
- a CDS encoding tetratricopeptide repeat protein, with protein MKKLTLIALSFALFVQGSAYSADLDLGIYELNRGEFKAAIAEFEPLVAEEYAPAQYQMALIYLNGYGVLKSPEKALELLHLAASQNYSEALFDLSLLYSEGEVVKKDLKSAYALMEKAAKKDLPRAQFNLGVMLYNGSGVPRDYLQASRWYQKAADQNYALAQFNLALMYFEGKGVAKSTEMSYVWNIIAAKNAYRMAEKSRDMDEHKLTVDEIKASREKADTIYQKIIQQRELKLRQIP; from the coding sequence ATGAAAAAATTGACCTTAATAGCACTCAGCTTTGCTCTCTTTGTACAAGGTTCGGCATATAGCGCCGACCTAGACCTAGGCATATATGAGCTAAACCGAGGAGAGTTCAAGGCTGCGATTGCAGAGTTTGAGCCTTTAGTTGCCGAAGAATATGCACCTGCACAATACCAAATGGCGTTAATTTATCTAAACGGTTATGGCGTACTTAAAAGCCCAGAAAAAGCGCTAGAGTTACTTCATTTGGCGGCCTCACAAAATTATTCAGAAGCCCTGTTCGATCTTTCTTTGCTTTACAGTGAAGGCGAAGTGGTTAAAAAAGATTTAAAAAGCGCTTATGCATTAATGGAGAAAGCGGCCAAGAAAGACTTACCGCGCGCGCAGTTCAATTTAGGTGTAATGCTTTATAACGGCAGCGGTGTACCGCGTGATTATTTACAAGCCTCACGTTGGTACCAAAAGGCGGCGGATCAAAATTATGCCCTCGCGCAATTTAATCTTGCCTTAATGTATTTTGAAGGTAAAGGCGTCGCTAAAAGCACCGAAATGTCATATGTTTGGAATATTATTGCCGCTAAAAATGCTTATAGAATGGCGGAAAAAAGCCGTGATATGGACGAACATAAATTAACCGTAGATGAAATTAAAGCCAGCCGTGAAAAAGCGGATACCATTTACCAAAAAATAATTCAGCAAAGAGAGCTTAAGTTAAGACAAATTCCTTAA